The genomic DNA TATAAAACCCAGTCTAGCCTTGTGTTTGCAGAGGCCTcaggcactggtggcactgcctgtttcctgctctctctctgcagtTCGCTCTAACCCACTGCTGGGAAGTGTTACTGCAGCTCCTCTagctgggctcagtgctgggtCATCTGCCTAAAATGTATTACCTGTGTTACACACATTATCCTAGATGATCTCATCATGCCTTTCACTCTTAAGCTCTGTGAAATAAGACAATATATCTCTTTAAATGTGGCTGCTGTGTGGCAAACAGAGCTTAAGAGATTTTAAACTGAATCTGCTTGAACCATAAGCCCAATATCTTTACTTTGTGTCAGTACATGTTATTTGTGTGCTCCAATATCAGTTAAGATTATAATTGGGTGTGTGTATCTACATTACTGTGTAGATAAAACTGTAATCCTTTTCTATGATGGTGTATTTTATCAGGCTTTCGTAACAAATCTGTTACTCATGGTATTTCCAGTGGGGCCCCAGCAGCAGGTGTTATGTAACAGGACTGCAGAAAGTAGTGGGTCCTTTAGAAGGGAGGTAAGCCTGCATGAGCTTCCCTGCAGAGGAGAGGTCTGGTAGTAAACATACTTGCTGAGTGTTTAATTAAGCCTATTTTAATAATTTGCTAAACTGTGTTATTCAAATTATATCTTTATTGCTGCTTACAATGTGGTCTTTCTTTTAATCCAAACCATGAATtgtgtttcttatttttatttgaatttgcATGTAGGAATTGCATGGGTTATACAATCTGCCTTGTGACAGACCATATTTCAAGAGAGCAAATGCTTATCATTTTCCAGATGAACCATATAAAGATGGATATCTCAGAAATCCACATTTACATCTTAGTTCACCTGGCATGGAGTCTGGTATGGTAAGTTTAAATTGAAACATTTTGCAGAAAGTACCTTTTTATTGtaattgagatttttttattgaaagaaGTAATTTAGATAGTAAATGATGTGCAGATAAGAAAGTGAAATAATTGGCTTGACCTTTTAAGCAAAAGGGCTTCTCTGCACAAAATGGCATTGCTTTAATTTGGATTTTCctgagaaataataataaattggattttccagggaaaataaTGTCCATGATTTTAGCATGTATTCTAAAAATTTTCTCAGAACCAGGGCAAGAAACTAAAACTAGGAACAGAGAAGTTTAGGAGACAAAACCAGGTGGAGTAATCATGAGTGAATAGTGACCCTTTGAATCTTCCAAAGAATTGCAGTCCCCAACTGCAAACTTTACAGGTCAAGTGCCAGGTGATATGACTTCTCTGCAAACTGGTGCAAGTGTGATGAGAAGCCTGTGTGTTCTCCCCTCTGTGCAGGTGTATTTAGTGCAAGGTGTGTACAGTTACCTGTGTGTTCTCCCTCCTGTGCAGGTGTATTTAGTGCAAGGTGTGTACAGTTACCTGTGTGTTCTCCCTCCTGTGCAGGTGTATTTAGTGCAAGGTGTGTACAGTTACCTGTGTGTTCTCCCTCCTGTGCAGGTGTATTTAGTGCAAGGTGTGTACAGTTACCACCACTACATGCAGGACCGCATCGATGACagtggctggggctgtgcctaTCGCTCTCTGCAGACAATCTGCTCTTGGTTCAAGCACCAAGGCTACATGGATAGACCTATACCAACACACAAGGAAATTCAACAGGTACAGAACACTTAAGGAGATTATTTTATGCTTATTGTCTGTAAAGGTTTGTGTGGATTATGTTTTAAATATCAAATTCGTACAGTTTAGAAGATATTTTTTGTCCCTTAAATTGGACTGGTGGTTCTgaattgtttgttttgggtgACATTATCTGTAGAATAAGATACATTAATGAAATGTTTCCTTGGAATAATGTTATATTAGAAGTTGTGATATgacattttcagtgtttttgtcaaatgaaaagaacaaagaaCCCAATGTGTCATgctaaaatcagttttaaaactgGCTGTCATATTCAGTGACAGCTAGATTAGTTCCCAGATGCTACACAGGAATTTACTGACAAGTTTTGCAACTTTGCCTCTGACAGTAGTGCACTTTTCCTGATTTTTGAACTCTCCTTCACttcttttgctgttttgaaTTTAAATGCATACCTGAATTGTTCGTTTTTGTTAACAGCACTGAATTAAAACTGTAGGCTTGTAGCTAATACCCATACTTGGGTATGCCTGTCAAGGAATACTGCAATTACCTTCTGTCTTCTAAATATAATTCTTCATGTTACAGTTATTTACTGAACATTTCTCAATCCACACCTGAATGCTATTGAAATCTGTGCATGCCTGTAGCATATTTAGGCATCTGAAAGAGGGTAGTAGCCCTCAGAAGACCTTTGGGCTTTGTGTCCTGAGCAGAAAAGGTCCCTCTCAAGTGCTGAATGTAACATAAAAGGCTCAGAATGAAGAAGAGGTTAAAATAAACCATAACCTTTGACATGGATCAGTAGCCTCTTTCTCAGAGCACTGTTTTATGGATGCTTTCCTGAGTGCTTTGAATAGAAATCCGAGCCTTCCAGTCTGTGAAGTGGCTTCTGCAGTGTACAAATAATGCACTCCATTATTAAAGAGCTCAGTGGCCCCCCTCCCAGCCTGAAGTCTGCCTGTGGACCTGGGATTGTAGTCTCTGCTCATGGACACAGTTCTGCATTACTGCTCAAAGGGACATTTCCAAAACAGAACCACAGTGAATGATTTCAACATCCATCGGTCTGCTTTTCAACAGCTAGGTTCAAAACACATGTCCATATATATAAAGCAACATTGTTCACACAAAGTGGTGGAATTCCCTACTATGTGTTGTTGACATTTCGGTTTCTTCCTCATTGTGATGTTGCACAGGCACTGGTTGATGCTGGAGACAAGCCTGCAGCGTTTGTTGGCTCACGGCAATGGATTGGTTCGATTGAGGTCCAGCTTGTTTTGAATCAGCTTTTTGGAATAACATCCAAAATATTGTTTGTCAGGTAAGAATCACTGCCTATTTAGTAGCTTGGTAATTGCTAGAAAGACTGAATGCCTTAAAATGCAAATCATGATCACAGTACGTGGGAGAAGAGGTATAATTAAAGAAGAGGTATAATTAACCCTCCATTCCTACCTTTAGTTGTACTAAGTGCTTATAGATGAGGGTAGAGTTAAATTTCTTGGGAGCTTTGAGTTGCACTTTCCATTTTCTATAAATTGCTTAATAATATGCAAATTGCCCAGTTTTATAAAGCTATGGTCAAATGCTTCCACAAGAAATGTGGCTCCCATTGGGTTTGCATAATCTATAAATTGCTTCATGATACGCAAACTGATATGGAATTCAGCCTTTGCACCACAATTTTTGATGCAGGCACACAGTCAGATGTCCAGAGAGAACTGAATGTACACTAACAAATAGATTATTACTGCAGCCACAGACCTAACTTGTGAGTTTAGGATTAAGGCAAATTGTTGAGAAGTCTGGAAAATAATGTTCCCCTTTTTGCATTTGTGTGACAAATAAAGCAAGGAATTTGTTTCCATTCTGACAATCTCATGCTCTCATACACAGTGAAGGACCCTACGAAGATATTTGGAACAAAAAGAATAGTCTTTAGCATTTATCAGAAGAAAAACTGTCATACTTTTTATAATTTAGGAAGCATTAAGCTGACTAATAAAACCCTGAACATTTAATAAATACTGTCATGAAATTAAGAACATACACTAACAGTATGTGtgaaaatacaaaccaaaatgcttttcatatgttgtatttatttagAGTAAATTCACATTGTAGGTATTCTAAAAGAGCATAGTGATGGGGATGCCTAATGGTAGGAAAATAGTTCAGGTCttcaattttttaatcttttttttgcTCCAGAGCTTGTACTTGCAGAGGATTCACCTATTATTTATAGCAGCCGTGAAGATTTTTATACCTGCATATGAGAATATAGAATACACTCCTTTCTGAACTGGGTAGAATTGCTCATAGTGCTGCTACAAGGGAGCACCAGTTTTTCTCAGTGTTACAAAAAACCAACATCAATACCAtgctgggaaaaagaaacaatcatgCAGCTTTTTCAGCTGGTCACTGGCAGTGGATAGCATTTTTGTCTTGGGCTTATTTCCAGCAAGCATCTTTAATTCTTTATGGAAATAAGACTTCACAGCTGCACCAGCAACACTGCTACTGcaatattataataaattatattataataatactGCAgtattataataaattataataaatgcATCATTTCCCAGTTTTGTATTCTGTCTGCATTTAATCCATTCCTACTTGGGGAGTAGGCACACAGACTTTCACTGGGTTTTAAAAAGATTAGCCACtatatgaagaaataaaaagacaagATATCGAAAATGTCTGTATTAATATCCATGCCTAGCAAGTAGACCTTGtgatagaaaatatttttcagattttctcaGGAAGTTTAGAAAGGAATAATCCAAGTGACTTTCTAATCAGTTATCTATGCAGTAAACAAGTATAATGGACAATTAGTGAAGTAAGTCTAGTGAGAATGATAagtctctttttgtttttcttacctAGCCAGGGTTCTGAACTAGCATTGCAGGGAAGAGAGCTTGCTAATCATTTCAAGACTGAGGGAACTCCAATTATGATTGGTAAGTACTTGAGTGTTGAAGAATGCTAATGAAAGTGCATGGCCTCCCTGTGCTGAATTTCATTCCAATTAGAACCCATTTAATTTACTGTACAAAAGTTAATCAAAACTGtagataaattaaaaattacgGTTTTCCCAAGGTAGCCTCAAAAATGATAGAGTTTAGTCTGGCtggtatatttttatttggtaTTTCCTTCAAGCTCAGttttaaacatggaaaaaaaagtcagtctAAATGGTGTTTTTATAAATTTCTATTAAGTCAGAACTTGAGCTGACTTCCATTCTCTACAGGAGCAGAAGTTCATAGAGTTCCCCAAAACTTCCCCTCAGACAAGAGTACTGTTTATCTGGCTTGGAAGAGAGGGTATTATCCAAATTTGTTTTAAGACCAGTTTTAGTAATCTGAAGTATTGGTATGATAACTGCCATTTGCAAAAATAATGCAACATTAATTGAACTGTTTTTTCCATGTTGTGTTTTAGGAAATTAGCAATATTGATGTTATTATTTTCAACTTTAATAACATTAATTAATGCAATTTTTCAATCTGTATTTGTCATTCCATAATACATTGTAACTTTCTCAAAACATAGGTGCCAGAAGTCCAGACTTTTTTGTATGGTGGTGGTTTAGATTAGAGATTAGGAAGAAATGTTTCCCTGTTGGACACCAGAACATCTGCCCAGAGTTCTTTGTGGGTGGCCCAGGGCTCAAGGCCAGGATCAATGGAGCTTTAAGCACCTGCTCTAGAGGGAGGTGAcctccccatggcaggggggttggaactagggGATACTTAAAGTCCTttacaacccaaaccatgctatGATTCTATTAAACATTCTTGGCCTTTCAGCAGCCTTTTGTCTGAATTTCAAGAATGTAAAATCCTGTATTGAAAAATCTTTTAGTACCCTTTGTACTGCACTCTTGTAGGttggtttaatttttgttgTCATTGGAAGGCTGGAGTTGGGCTTTTTGAGGGTAGGGTTTGGAAATTGGTTTTGCTTGTATTCTTCCAGGGATTTTGCAATCCCTATGTGCTGTGTGGAGTTATTAGTATAATATTGTGGGGAAGTAAAATATTGCATGTTATCTGAAAGAAACATGCAAGAGTTGACCTGAGGAAAGGGAAATCAGAATGTAGTATTCTGCCCCTAATATTCATTGATGTAATACAGTAGAAAACAACAGATAAACTTCATCCAGGAATTCTGATTTCTCTTCTAATTTTAGTCCTTTTACAACCATGAAATTTTGCAGGTTTCTTTCCTACAGTtaggtttctttaaaaaaaagtgcaaaagaGACATTTGAAATATTCTTGACTTCATCTGGGGGAAGTGCTGACGATTTAACCTGCCTTGCTGACTtggaagaaatttggaaaatACATTCTGTAGTAACTTATTTTAGTTACTACAACTAACCTTTCTTAGATGTAGTAAAGATACATTGTTTAATAATGTCAAGAATCTTATGAAAGAAACACTTTCAGAATCATCTTGATACAAGCTAATCTGTAAATAGAAGGTGTTGATGTACTTTTATTTAGACCTTGCACATTAAATCAATcccaatgaaaaaaaatcagcaatcTCTGTTTCTCCTATTTTAGGTGGAGGTGTTTTGGCTCACACGATATTAGGAGTGGCTTGGAATGAGACTACAGGGCACATTAAATATTTGATTCTAGACCCACATTATACTGGAGGAGAAGATCTGCATGTTATATTGGAAAAGGTGAGGCTTAATGCACATACACACTCACACATTTATGTATATACATGTATTTTGGCATTAAACATATAATGTCCAGACAAATACAATGTGGCCATTCTATGGCTTCTCTATTCCTTATGGAAGAAGCACTGACCCTGCTTAACCTGCATACTACAATATATTAAGTATTGGCAGTTTCTGAAACTTAGTGTCTTTGGAGATGTATCAGATCAGAAACTACAGCAAGTTATACTATAAagaaatgttctttattttaCATGAATTCACCCATCTTCCCTTTTACCCAGGAGTATATACCATAAATGTGTTTTATATTttgaataaaacagaaaattctgtTCAGGCTGTAAGATGCTCTAAATGAAAGAgaagataatttattttaaatattaaaagttattttaaaaatccagcaaTAACCATTCTCAGATTAGGCCTTTAACAATGATCAGAGGGTAGGTACTgaattgttttgaaaatgtggaaaaactACAAAGTGGTCAGGGGCATGTAATGTCATTTCCACATTTAAAGCCACTAAAAGGGATGACACAGCATGTTACAAACCAGTAAATATAGTGTCAGAATTGTAAACTCTTAAAGCAGCTGAATCATCCTGTAAGTGCTAGGTAATCaatgtcttttctgtttttcatattAAGTTGGAAATAGTAACTTTTATTTCTAATTGATACCCTTGTGTAGgcccaacaaaaaaacccaaacaaacaaaaaactaacaaataaagccaaacaaacaaaatcccacaaaaaaaacccaacaaacaaaacaaaggagcTCTTTAAGAAACATTTTACTGGCCTATAATGATCAGAGCTTGAAATGAACACAGGAAGAAACAATTTCCAAAGGCTGTGTAGGACCAAAGGCTGTTAGAGCTACTAGCTGTTAGAATGGTTTCAGTGGTCCAGGAggataaaataaatgcagaacCCACTTTCCTCATCAAAAGTGTCTAGGGAGGAACTAAGGGAAACTGTGAGAATGATGGTGTTTCAGAATAACATTAGCctctcaggagcagcagaaggtaGTGGGGAGGTGGGAATGGGGAGGAGATGATACTTTCTAAGAATTaagctggggagggaggaagggggagaGAGTCTTTCTGTAATGTGTTTTCCATTAATGTGTTTCCAGGCATGTAGAGAACTTTCTGAAAATTGTCATTGCATTCTACagacatttgaaaataattcataCAGCTCAGATTAGTATAATTGGTAAAATAGGAATAGACTCAATagtaaaaagcaggaaaaacagaattGGAATTTCTGTCAGGAAACCCAGATTTTGAAGTAGATTTAAAAGCTCTCTTGCTTTTCCAGGGCTGGTGTGGCTGGAAGGGCCCGGAGTTTTGGAACAAGGACGCCTATTATAACCTGTGCCTACCTCAGCGACCAAAGGCTATTTAAATTCACTCTCATGCTGAATATGCTGAGACAGAACAGTAGCTAAACTAGATAAAACTCTCCTGTTATTTATCAAAATAATGCTTTAAGTCAATCAAAACCCAGTTGAAATAGAAATGTTGGTTGAATGACTTAAATtaagaaactatttttttaaaatgaaacctCTAGAAATAAGAGTTACCTGCTTTGAACTGTATTCCTTATAAATGCATCTATTAGGCAACAAATACTCTGTACTTTTCCATAGCACAACTTCAGGTTGATATAGTATTTCCTCTTCTGCTAGAATCTTTGTAGATTAAATGCCAAATCCAATTGTTTTAGGGAATTCTTTCATGACAAAAAGATAAAGTGTCCTCTGCCTTTCAAGTTCCACTTAGCCAGCTGTCTTGTCCATTATGAATCTGTTCAAAGGCTTTGTTTGTTGTTGGGATTCTTGATGAGGCATTTTAGGAGTGGGAAAAGAATGGCCGTATTTACTgaattttagtaatttttctgtcatatttacacagaaagagaattaatttttctatgCTCATTTATTTATAACTGAATGAATACAAGTAttccaggggggaaaaaaaacctcaaaaaatgcTTCTGTAAGAAGTAACAATAAACAAGCTTTCCTCCTTCTCAGAAGGAGACAATGTCCCAGCACACACATCTGACTGCTTGGTGTATCATCCAGTCATGGTTCTTCAGACTTTAGATTCCCCTTATTTCATGTTGGAATTACAAGCTGTTTCTTCTGGCAGCTAGGAGACAAGATCTGTCATAGGGACAAAATAAGTCTGTAGCTACTTCATCAGTACATCAGTAAGAGTActaatgatttatttttttttctgtgttgaagTAGCCTCTTAAGTTCCTCATATACTGTCCATTTCCAAGAATACCCTAACCTTAAGTACCTATGCAAGTTCATCCTTACTAGGAGGCTTCCTAAATCTAACTGCTCTAACACACGTTTGTTTTACTTAGATgctaaaagcattttaaaatattcagatttgTATTAAACCAACACTGTTACACACCATCTgatcttctcctcttcctgttTATGGATCTGCTGGTTTCACTTTCTTGTTTCTGTGCAGTTGGATCCTCTCTCTGCAAGCCATGTCTGTCACTTAGTGAGTATCCAGACTGTCCTCTCAGTTTCATTGTCTGAGTGTGCTGAATTGTCCTGAGGAACTTGGCACATTCCAGAAAGCCATAATCCAGTGCAAGGtctgctgctgtctgtccacTGTTGTTGCACAAGCTGAAATCCAGAATTAACAATAACCAATTAAACTGGAATAATGAACAAGTGCTGATGAAGTGGTGATTTACGCAGGTGTATAAAAATAAGTACTGAGAATCAATAGCAAGAAGGTTTGTCAAGGATAGCATACAGCTCATACAGGGGGTTGGTATTAAATACAAAAAggaataattattttgaaaaaaaaatttcatcagACTATTACTGGCTTTAGCCTATCAGAAAGGCAAGGAGAGGGTGAGATTATGATCAGGATTTACTCTCCTCAGTTATCACAGAGGCATATAGCTAAACAACAGCATGTGAGCATGTGGTCGGTGCTCCTTTGGTGTTTATATCAGTTTTTCATACTCCTGTGGCTATAGCCATGCTATATTTGCAGCCTCAGCATGTGTGTTCTGAGCAAGTTAAAGGTACTCTGTAAAATGCACATCCTTTGATGCTCTTACTGAAGTTACTAAATGTCATTCAACTTACTCAATTTTAGCATCACCAGCAACAAGGAGAGCAAGACATTCCAGACTCCcagcttttgctgctttatGTATCGGGGCTTCTCCAAGGCAATCCTAAAAACACAATTTATATATAACAGTCATTTGCAAGAAGAGGAGTAGGATAAAGCTGTCTTGTTCTCACAAATGACTGTTTATATACACCAGTCTGTTGTGAGCTGGGAGAATAAAGGAATATAGCTAGGATAGTAATGGTAACTACCATAAAATGTCTAATGTATTCATCATCACAAAGCAGAAGTGCTGTCTCCTGCACTACTCATTGTTTAACATTTGCCTTCTAAAAGATAACTTACACAGAATACTCTCTACAAGATTAACAGCATCTCTTGGCACCATTCAGGGATTGCTGTGACCAACAGCTTGCTACCAGCTCAGAGGTATAAGAGATTCAACTCAGCAACTCGAGTAAGAATCCTTTCATTTACTCGAAGTTAAGGACAAActtttggaggaaaaataaatactcaAGTTGTGTAAAAGAATTAAGTTGTTTGGACATCTGCATGCAGCACTCTTAAgtgtgaaaattaaattatacatTGCAAGCGAAGTTGCTAATGCAATATAGACAGCATTTCTGGTTCATGCTAGAAGTTACTCTAAAATAAGCCACCCTAGATATCTCATCCAATACAactgagtttaaaaaaaccctctcttAGATAAAAAGTGTGTCAATAATATTAAGTGAATTTACTGACATGCCAGATTAGAAGTGGAAGGAATAAAACATAGTGTTTTTTACCTGTTGGTTCAAATTTGCTCCTGTCTGCAGTTGCCAAAGTAGGAAAAAAGCTTCACCACCACAAGCAGCCAAGTGAGCTGGAGACTGACCAGAGGCATCTGCAGGTGCATTCACAGCGGTTCCCGTCTCAAACAGGTTGCTGAAACTACCAGACTGAAACAGGATAGCAAAAGAAATGGTACTGCCAGTGTAAGCCACGGCAGGTCTCAGAATACTGCATCATAGCAAAAAACATTCCCCATGCAAATCATTGGACCTTCATGTTCCTTGCAACTGCcttctaaatattttcttttttaaagagcaGTGCAAGAAAGATTTTGTTGGCGTTTAATCTCTTAACCAGAAATACCGATCGACAGGGTTAGTGCCCCAGCattaacagcagcagctccaggcaaaCAGCCCCTCATTCACTTCCGCAGCCGGGCTCCCGGCAAGACAGAACCGCAGCCAGAGCGTTCCAAACCTCACCTCGGAGCTGCAGTCCAGCATCAGCATCGCTTCCCCTTGCTGGCCGCGGGGCTGTCGGGGCTCGGGTCTGTCGGGGCTCGGGCTCTCGGGGCCGGGGAGCGCGGCGCGGGTCCGTCCGTGCCCGCCTCCCCGGCGGGCTGCGAGCGCCgggcccgcggccccgcccgccccgccggccgcaCGTAGGCAGCGGCAGCCGCCGCCCAATGGCCGCCGCGAGGCTccgcggggccgcggccgggccggggctggcggcgggggcggccaTGTGGCGCGGGGCTGGCCGGCACGTCCCGCACACACTCTCCAGCCGCGGCAGCGCCCTccggagccccgggcaggccgGCACCCGCTGCTACACCGCCCGGGAGCGGGCTCGCTGGAAGCGCCGCTGCCCCGGGAGCCCTGAGCGCGGCCTGGTGTgcgctgggctgtgctgctgccaggcgCAGCCGCCACAGCGCTTCTGCCAGCCGACCTTAACGCTGGTTTGGGAATGCTAGACCAAGGCAGACTTGCATctaggaaagaaaacaatagAGGATTAGAgtttttttaccaaaaaaacaaagcttAAGTCAATGAAAAGAAATCCTTACAATCGTCCTGCCCAAGCTCTGCCACTAGGCCAGGGAGACTGGGCAGACGTGTCACGCtgtgagacccagctctgcccttcagcGCAGACATTGCAGCAAGTTCAGCATCACCAGTGTGAGCGGGACTAGAATCGGCAATGCTGGATCTGCGCACAGCCCCCTGCCACATCTCTGCTCAAAACACATTTGCAAAAGCAGAACCTTGATTGTCACTTACATGAGCTTGAAGCATTCTAGAGGATGAGTGTCCAAAGTGCACAACTCTGTTCCCTTAGCATTATGGTATTTCCTTCTGTCTCAAATACCTACATGTTTGTTATGGAAGTTCCTCATAATCACTAccatcatttaaaaaaataattgaaagtcacatatttaaaaaacaaataataatggCACGGTTTTAATAAACAGAGATGGGGAAAAGAAGCCTAACAGTATTCCTTTAGGGCATACATAGTTCTGAAATTAATTCACAAACATGATGAAACTaccttctgcttctcctttggGAAAgctaatataaattattttggtaTAATATGAGCATATGCAGTACAATTTTTAAAGGTGCAGAAATCCAGATAGATAGGCTGTGATCAATTCAGCAGAATTGTTTCAGTAAGTGACCGTTTTCACTTCTCTTTTACATGGAAAGAAGTACACTTGTGTAATTACAAAATGTTGTATTGGGTTTGTCCCTGAACAGCTAGCCAAGCTAATTAGTTAACAAACAAAATTCCTACACTTCCACCTATGCTTTGTTGGGAATGAAATACCTTTGTGCAATTTTAAAGATTCTTTTGAAAACACACATATCCAGAATTAGCTAAAGCTAAATAGTTTTACATTGCCCAAGAAGTTGTGTTTTGgtgcttttggttttatttttcttttaaagatctTTCCTCCCCACATTACCTCAGCAATTCAGAGGTTTCAAGCTGCACCTGAGGAATCTCATCTTTCCAGCCTAGCCACCTACACACACATCTGCATCCGGCCAGCCAAAACTCTTCAAATTCCTGGTATTAATTAGTTCTTGAGCTTCAGGTCACATTTTGCACATCTCATTAGCGCCTGCAAAACTCTTCTGCTTTTGAATAACTGGTATTTGTACTTGTATAAACACAGGAGCAACAATTCTCATCTTTTGCGTATGGGGCAGCCCCAAGTGCCAGGTAAGGACAAGGCTTCCTGGCTACAGCTGTTCTGGAAAATAACTTAGCAAAAAGTCTTCTGTGCTTTGTATCTCAGATCACACATCTTGCTTATGTATCAACAAAATTAAATTGGAAAAATAGCTCTAATGAATGTGTAAGCAGTCAGATAAACCAAGGTGTGCTGGTGAATCTCACACCCTTCTGCATCAAAAGCAGCCTGCAATCCATTGTTAGTTGTCTTTGCTGAAGGGTACTGCTGCTTTCACAGACTGTTCTTCACTCTGCCTGTTCAATCAAGTAATGGGttgatgctttaaaaaaaaagtttcctttcCTGTAGATTTCTTTGGTTATATCCTCTACACAAAATGAACCAGGATTAATTTTAGCAGTTTTTTGGTCTTAAAGTCACTTGGGACTGCTGGGAAACATTACATTGAGCCCATGGTTTTAACCACACAAATCTGCAGGCATCACTCTCCCGTTTTGATTGTTGCCTCTGTCCCTGTCGCTATAGAAACAGATCGCACTGCCAAAAGTGGAAGGATGATaatcatctggaaaaaaaagaaaaagctgggAGCACAGCTAAAGATTATTTTGAAAGCACTCTCGTGCATTTTGATATTAGTTCCTTTTTGTAAGATAGACAGCCAGAAGCAATCAACAGAAGTGGAAACAATGTTTTACATTTCAGGAGAAACCTCGAACAGCATCTTCCCTCAATTatccttttaaagttttttaatATCTATATGGGCAAAACAAACGACATTACAACAAACAGTTTCTGATCACTGGAAGCGGCGTGAAGTCCCGCCTGCTGGACTGAAGTGTCACGGCCTGGTGCCTTTTTCTCTGA from Ammospiza nelsoni isolate bAmmNel1 chromosome 4, bAmmNel1.pri, whole genome shotgun sequence includes the following:
- the UFSP2 gene encoding ufm1-specific protease 2; the encoded protein is MDILFRIRGGLDLAFQLATTDEASTKKALGYVFSDLENKLSSEVLVFRICHSSVYVWPNNGMSTVPELTDESACKEIKRFIQFDQDDETKRKLGKKKDKKLQDTQQIINVDLMLEMTSSLAALAPVIEREKKEHHYINMTLPVDVVVSVSPEEPWGKVQNLLVKAIHGQLTDMERCIMKYVKGTSIVVPEQFHFMLPGKNHLVTVSYPTGISDDQLESYRKELHGLYNLPCDRPYFKRANAYHFPDEPYKDGYLRNPHLHLSSPGMESGMVYLVQGVYSYHHYMQDRIDDSGWGCAYRSLQTICSWFKHQGYMDRPIPTHKEIQQALVDAGDKPAAFVGSRQWIGSIEVQLVLNQLFGITSKILFVSQGSELALQGRELANHFKTEGTPIMIGGGVLAHTILGVAWNETTGHIKYLILDPHYTGGEDLHVILEKGWCGWKGPEFWNKDAYYNLCLPQRPKAI
- the ANKRD37 gene encoding ankyrin repeat domain-containing protein 37 translates to MLMLDCSSESGSFSNLFETGTAVNAPADASGQSPAHLAACGGEAFFLLWQLQTGANLNQQDCLGEAPIHKAAKAGSLECLALLVAGDAKIDLCNNSGQTAADLALDYGFLECAKFLRTIQHTQTMKLRGQSGYSLSDRHGLQREDPTAQKQESETSRSINRKRRRSDGV